A genomic window from Vitis riparia cultivar Riparia Gloire de Montpellier isolate 1030 chromosome 18, EGFV_Vit.rip_1.0, whole genome shotgun sequence includes:
- the LOC117906702 gene encoding 40S ribosomal protein S18 produces MSLVANEEFQHILRVLNTNVDGKQKIMFALTSIKGIGRRFANIVCKKADVDMNKRAGELSAAELENLMVIVANPRQFKIPDWFLNRKKDYKDGRYSQVVSNALDMKLRDDLERLKKIRNHRGLRHYWGLRVRGQHTKTTGRRGKTVGVSKKR; encoded by the exons ATG TCGCTAGTGGCGAACGAAGAATTCCAGCACATATTGCGTGTCCTGAACACGAACGTGGATGGGAAACAGAAGATAATGTTTGCCCTCACGTCAATCAAGGGTATTGGGAGGCGATTCGCTAATATTGTTTGCAAGAAGGCCGATGTTGACATGAACAAAAG GGCTGGTGAATTATCTGCTGCTGAGCTGGAGAACCTCATGGTTATTGTTGCTAATCCTAGGCAATTCAAAATTCCTGACTGGTTTTTGAATAGGAAAAAGGATTACAAGGATGGCAGATATTCTCAGGTGGTTTCAAATGCATTGGATATGAAGTTGAGAGATGACTTGGAGCGATTGAAGAAAATCAG GAACCACCGTGGTCTGAGGCACTACTGGGGCCTCCGTGTTCGCGGCCAGCACACCAAGACCACAGGTCGTAGAGGAAAGACTGTTGGTGTCTCTAAGAAGCGTTGA